One window of the Triticum dicoccoides isolate Atlit2015 ecotype Zavitan chromosome 3B, WEW_v2.0, whole genome shotgun sequence genome contains the following:
- the LOC119281558 gene encoding uncharacterized protein LOC119281558 — translation MDGKAPHLLPLSLSEAKKKIRDDVPLVCGWALLNAFATLCGVASGYIADYIHVSCSQSSFILPCIELTDAEAARLIALCVGLLCCAPFQAAAAALALLLPCRRRRARRALAYLALAVTILFHCMYASAVWVFLAADLGYIFGRIYFTTGLCFFVVGDLLSFRALLGGEGWGMKYVAYFF, via the exons ATGGACGGCAAGGCGCCTCATCTGCTGCCTCTGAGTCTGAGCGAGGCCAAAAAGAAGATCCGGGATGACGTCCCACTGGTCTGCGGATGGGCGCTCCTCAACGCCTTCGCCACGCTCTGCGGCGTAGCAAGCGGCTACATAGCTGACTACATCCATGTGTCGTGCAGCCAG TCCTCCTTCATTCTGCCGTGCATCGAGCTGACGGACGCGGAGGCCGCCAGGCTAATCGCCCTCTGCGTCGGGCTGCTGTGCTGCGCCCCATTCCAGGCGGCCGCGGCGGCGCTGGCGCTGCTGCTCCCATGCCGCCGTCGCCGGGCCCGCCGGGCCCTCGCCTACCTCGCGCTGGCGGTCACCATCCTCTTCCATTGCATGTACGCCAGCGCCGTCTGGGTCTTCCTCGCCGCCGACCTAGGATACATCTTCGGCAGGATCTACTTCACCACGGGCCTCTGCTTCTTCGTGGTGGGCGACCTCCtcagcttccgggccctcctgggtgGTGAGGGGTGGGGCATGAAGTACGTAGCCTATTTCTTCTGA